In a single window of the Anaerotruncus rubiinfantis genome:
- a CDS encoding Chromate resistance protein ChrB, producing MQMQRTVWLALSYNLPINPSKVRVYVWRKLKEFGAEYFKQGVAILPNTAQGMQQFTALAQKIRELGGEASIVELRFTDSSDEAQMTARFKKQIEDEYRELLSDCANALREIRKPENPISQQESERIKQMIKRYRKTRSRDYFKTGGAAGEIEDGINEIIDSVRSVAADFGKQLRQLMET from the coding sequence ATGCAGATGCAGCGGACGGTCTGGCTGGCGCTCAGTTACAACCTCCCAATCAACCCCTCCAAGGTGCGGGTATACGTCTGGCGCAAACTGAAGGAATTTGGCGCGGAATACTTTAAGCAGGGCGTCGCAATTCTGCCCAACACCGCGCAGGGCATGCAGCAGTTCACCGCCCTTGCGCAGAAAATCCGTGAGCTCGGCGGCGAGGCGAGTATTGTGGAGCTGCGGTTCACCGATTCTTCGGACGAAGCGCAGATGACCGCGCGCTTTAAAAAACAGATTGAGGATGAATATAGGGAACTGCTTTCCGACTGTGCCAACGCTTTGCGGGAGATTCGCAAGCCCGAAAACCCAATTTCCCAGCAGGAGAGCGAGCGCATCAAGCAGATGATCAAACGCTACCGGAAAACCCGGTCGCGCGACTACTTCAAAACGGGCGGCGCGGCCGGCGAAATAGAAGACGGCATCAACGAGATCATCGACAGTGTTCGTTCGGTCGCCGCGGATTTTGGCAAACAGCTTCGCCAGCTGATGGAAACTTAA